The Pseudomonas aeruginosa genome includes the window TCCGTGCAGCAGGCCTACTGGCTGGGACGTGGCGCCGGCGAGGTGCTGGGCAACGTCAGCTGCCATGCCTTCCTGGAATTCCGCACGCGGGATGTCGACCCGCAGCGCCTGGCCGCGGCGGCGGAGTGCGTGCGTCAACGCCACCCGATGTTGCGGGCGCGCTTCCTCGACGGTCGCCAGCAGATCCTTCCGACGCCGCCGCTGTCCTGCTTCGACCTGCAGGACTGGCGCACCTTGCAGGTGGACGAGGCCGAGCGCGACTGGCAGGCGCTGCGCGACTGGCGCGCCCATGAATGCCTGGCGGTGGAGCGCGGCCAGGTGTTCCTGCTCGGGCTGGTGCGCATGCCGGGCGGCGAGGATCGCCTCTGGCTGAGTCTCGACCTGCTTGCCGCCGATGTCGAAAGCCTGCGCCTGCTGCTGGCCGAACTGGGCGTTGCCTACCTGGCGCCGGAGCGCCTGGCGGAGCCGCCGGCGCTGCATTTCGCCGACTACCTGGCACACCGTGCGGCGCAACGCGCCGAGGCCGCGGCGCGGGCCCGCGACTACTGGCTGGAACGCCTGCCGCGCTTGCCGGACGCGCCGGCCCTGCCGTTGGCCTGCGCGCCGGAAAGCATCCGCCAGCCGCGCACCCGGCGCCTGGCATTCCAGCTTTCCGCCGGCGAGAGCCGGCGCCTGGAGCGTCTTGCCGCGCAGCATGGCGTGACCTTGTCCAGCGTGTTCGGCTGCGCCTTCGCGCTGGTCCTGGCGCGCTGGAGCGAAAGCGCGGAATTTCTCCTCAACGTGCCGTTGTTCGATCGGCATGCCGACGACCCGCGTATCGGCGAGGTGATCGCCGACTTCACCACCCTGTTGCTGCTGGAGTGCCGGATGCAGGCCGGGGTGTCCTTCGCCGAGGCGGTGAAGAGCTTCCAGCGCAACCTCCACGGAGCCATCGACCACGCCGCATTCCCCGCCCTGGAGGTGCTCCGCGAGGCGCGCCGGCAGGGCCAGCCACGCTCGGCGCCGGTGGTGTTCGCCAGCAACCTGGGCGAGGAGGGCTTCGTCCCGGCGGCCTTCCGCGACGCTTTCGGCGATCTCCACGACATGCTCTCGCAGACCCCGCAGGTCTGGCTCGACCACCAGCTCTACCGGGTGGGCGATGGTATCCTGCTGGCCTGGGACAGCGTCGTCGGCCTGTTCCCCGAAGGCCTGCCGGAAACCATGTTCGAAGCCTACGTGGGGCTGCTCCAGCGTCTCTGCGACAGCGCCTGGGAGCAGCCCGCCGATCTGCCGTTGCCCTGGGCGCAGCAGGCGCGCCGGGCCCTGCTCAACGGCCAGCCGGCATGCGCCACGGCGCGCACCCTGCATCGCGACTTCTTCCTTCGCGCCGCCGAGGCGCCGGATGCCGACGCGCTGCTCTATCGCGACCAACGTGTCACCCGCGGCGAACTGGCCGAGCGTGCGCTGCGCATCGCCGGCGGCCTGCGCGAAGCCGGGGTGCGCCCTGGCGACGCGGTCGAGGTCAGCCTGCCGCGCGGACCGCAGCAGGTCGCGGCGGTATTCGGCGTGCTCGCCGCAGGCGCCTGCTACGTGCCGCTGGACATCGACCAGCCGCCCGCACGGCGGCGCCTGATCGAAGAGGCCGCCGGGGTATGCCTGGCGATCACCGAGGAGGACGATCCGCAGGCCTTGCCGCCGCGCCTGGATGTCCAGCGCCTGCTGCGCGGCCCGGCGCTGGCCGCCCCCGTGCCGCTGGCGCCGCAGGCGAGTGCCTATGTGATCTACACCTCGGGCTCCACCGGGGTGCCCAAGGGCGTCGAGGTCAGCCACGCGGCGGCGATCAATACCATCGACGCGCTGCTCGACCTGCTGCGGGTGGACGCATCGGACCGCTTGCTGGCGGTCTCCGCGCTGGACTTCGATCTGTCGGTCTTCGACCTGTTCGGCGGCCTCGGCGCCGGTGCCAGCCTGGTCCTGCCGGCCCAGGAACAGGCGCGCGATGCCGCTGCCTGGGCGGAGGCTATCCAGCGGCATGCGGTGAGCCTGTGGAACTCGGCGCCGGCCTTGCTGGAGATGGCCCTCAGCCTGCCGGCGAGCCAGGCCGACTATCGCAGTCTGCGGGCGGTGCTGCTGTCCGGCGACTGGGTGGCTCTGGACCTGCCCGGCCGCCTGCGCCCACGTTGTGCCGAAGGCTGCCGCCTGCATGTGCTGGGTGGCGCTACCGAAGCGGGCATCTGGTCGAACCTGCAGAGCGTCGATACGGTGCCGCCGCACTGGCGTTCGATTCCCTACGGCCGGCCATTGCCGGGACAGGCCTACCGGGTGGTCGACACCCACGGGCGCGACGTGCCGGACCTGGTGGTCGGCGAGCTGTGGATCGGCGGCGCCAGCCTGGCCCGCAGCTATCGCAACGATCCCGAACTCAGCGCCCGGCGCTTCGTCCACGATGCCCAGGGCCGCTGGTATCGCACCGGCGATCGCGGTCGCTACTGGGGCGACGGTACCCTGGAATTCCTCGGTCGGGTCGACCAGCAGGTGAAAGTGCGCGGCCAGCGCATCGAGTTGGGCGAGGTGGAGGCCGCGCTGTGCGCCCAGGCTGGCGTGGAGAGCGCCTGCGCGGCGGTGCTCGGCGGTGGCGTGGCGAGCCTCGGCGCGGTGCTGGTACCGCGCCTGGCGCCACGGGCCGAAGGCTCCATGGAATTACCGGCCGCACAGCCCTTCGCCGGCCTGGCAGAGGCCGAGGCGGTACTCACCCGGGAAATCCTCGGCGCGCTGCTGGAGGCGCCGCTGGAGCTAGACGACGGTTTGCGCCGGCGCTGGCTGGACTGGCTAGCGGACTCCGCCGCCAGCGCGCTGCCGTCGCTCGACGAGGCGTTGCGCCGGCTCGGCTGGCAGGCCGCGGGGCTGACCGCGATGGGCAACGCTCTGCGCGGCCTGCTCGCCGGCGAACAGGCGCCGGCCGCGCTGCTCCTCGATCCCTGGCTGGCGCCGCAGGCGGTGGCCGCGCGCCTGCCGGACGGCCGCGAGGCCCTGGCGCGCCTGCTCGAAGCGCTGCCGACGCCGGCTGCCGGCGAACGCCTGCGGGTGGCGGTGCTGGATACCCGCGCCGGGCTCTGGCTCGACCAGGGCATGGCCTCGCTGTTGCGCCCGGGGCTGGAACTGACCCTCTTCGAACGCAGCCGCGTCCTCCTCGACGCCGCCGCCACCCGCTTGCCGGAACGGATCGTGGTGCAGGCGCTGGACGACGGCCTGCTACCTGCCGAGCACCTCGGTCGCTACGACCGGGTGATCAGCTTCGCCGCGCTGCACGCCTACGAGGCCAGCCGCGAAGGCCTGGCGCTGGCGGCGGCGCTGCTGCGCCCGCAGGGCCGCCTGTTGCTGGTGGACCTGCTATGCGAGTCGCCACTGGCGCTGCTCGGTGCGGCCTTGCTCGACGACCGGCCGTTGCGCCTGGCGGAGTTGCCGAGCCTGTTGGCCGATCTCGCCGCTGCGGGACTGGCGCCGCGTTGCCTGTGGCGCAGCGAACGGCTCGCCCTGGTCGAGGCGCTGGCGCCGGGACTAGGGCTCGACGCCGCCGCGCTCCAGGCCGGCCTGGAGCAACGCCTGCCCCAGGCGATGCGGCCCGAACGCCTGTGGTGCCTGCCAAGCCTGCCGTTGAACGGCAATGGCAAGGTCGATCGTCGCCGCCTGGCCGAGAGCATGACCCGCGCACTCGGCGAGTGTCGTCACGAGCCCTCGGCGGAGGAGCCGCTGGAAGCCCATGAGCAAGCGCTGGCCGAGTGCTGGGAAGCGGTTCTCAAACGCCCGGTGCGTCGTCGCGAGGCGAGCTTCTTCAGCCTCGGCGGCGACAGCCTGCTGGCGACCCGCCTGCTGGCCGGCATACGTGAGCGTTTCGGCGTACGCCTGGGCATGGCCGACTTCTATCGCCAGCCGACCCTGGCCGGTCTTGCCCGCCACTTGCAGGCGCAGACCGTCGAAATCGAGGAAACCCAACTGGAAGAGGGCGTGCTATGAGCCTCGGCGAACTGCTGGAAACCTGCCGCAGCCGGCGCATCGAACTCTGGAGCGAGGCGGGCCGCCTGCGCTATCGCGCCCCACAGGGCGCCCTCGACGCCGGCCTCGCCGAGCGCCTGCGGGCCGAGCGCGAGGCCCTGCTGGAACACCTGGAAGGCGGCCCTGGCTGGCGCGCCGAACCCGACCTGGCCCACCAGCGCTTCCCATTGACCCCGGTGCAGGCCGCCTACGTGCTGGGCCGCCAGGCGGCCTTCGACTACGGCGGTAACGCCTGCCAGCTGTACGCCGAGTACGACTGGCCGGTCGACACCGATCCGGCGCGCCTGGAGGCGGCCTGGAACGCCATGGTCGAGCGCCACCCGATGCTGCGCGCGGTGATCGAGGACAACGCCTGGCAGCGCGTGCTGCCCGAGGTGCCCTGGCAGCGGCTGACCGTGCATGCCTGCGCGGGGCTCGACGAGGCCGCTTTCCAGGCGCACCTGGAGCGGGTCCGCGAACGCCTCGACCACGCCTGCGCGGCACTCGACCAGTGGCCGGTCCTGCGCCCCGAGCTGAGTATCGGCCGGGATGCCTGCGTACTGCACTGCTCGGTGGATTTCACCCTGGTCGACTACGCCAGCCTGCAATTGCTGCTTGGCGAATGGCGCCGCCGCTATCTCGATCCGCAATGGACGGCGGAACCGCTGGAGGCGACCTTCCGCGACTATGTCGGCGTCGAGCAGCGCCGACGCCAGTCGCCAGCCTGGCAGCGCGACCGCGACTGGTGGCTGGCGCGTCTCGACGCGCTACCGGGGCGTCCCGACCTGCCGCTGCGGGTGCAGCCGGACACCCGGTCCACGCGCTTCCGGCACTTCCACGCGCGCCTCGACGAGGCCGCCTGGCAGGCGCTCGGCGCGCGCGCCGGCGAACACGGCCTGAGCGCTGCCGGCGTGGCCCTGGCGGCCTTCGCCGAGACCATCGGTCGCTGGAGCCAGGCACCGGCGTTCTGTCTCAACCTGACGGTACTCAACCGGCCGCCGCTGCATCCGCAGCTGGCGCAGGTGCTCGGTGACTTCACCGCGCTCAGCCTGCTGGCAGTGGACAGCCGCCACGGCGACAGTTTCGTCGAGCGTGCCCGACGCATCGGCGAGCAGATGTTCGACGACCTCGACCACCCGACCTTCAGCGGCGTCGACCTGCTGCGCGAACTGGCGCGCCGGCGTGGTCGCGGCGCCGACCTGATGCCGGTGGTGTTCACCAGTGGCATCGGCAGTGTGCAGCGCCTGCTCGGCGATGGCGAGGCGCCGCGCGCGCCACGCTACATGATCAGCCAGACCCCGCAGGTCTGGCTGGACTGCCAGGTCACCGACCAGTTCGGCGGCCTGGAGATCGGCTGGGACGTACGCCTCGGGTTGTTCCCCGAGGGCCAGGCGGAAGCCATGTTCGACGACTTCGTCGGGCTGCTCCGGCGCCTGGCGCAGAGCCCGCGCGCCTGGACCGACGGCGATGCCACGGAACCCGTCGAGGCGCCGCCGCAGGCGTTGCCCGGTAGTGCCCGGAGCATCGCCGCCGGTTTCGCCGAGCGTGCCCTGCTGACCCCCGACGCCACGGTGATCCACGATGCCGCCGGCAGCTACAGCTACCGCCAGGTCGCCCAGCACGCCAGCGCCCTGCGCCGCGTCCTGGAAGCGCACGGCGCGGGCCGTGGCCGGCGGGTCGCGGTGATGCTGCCGAAAAGCGCCGCGCAATTGGTCGCGGTGATCGGCATCCTCCAGGCCGGCGCCGCCTATGTGCCGGTAGACATCCGCCAGCCTCCGCTGCGGCGCCAGGCGATCCTCGCCAGCGCCGAAGTGGTCGCGCTGGTTTGCCTGGAAAGCGATGTCCCGGACGTCGGCTGCGCCTGCGTGGCCATCGACCGGCTGGCCGCCGACAGCGCCTGGCCGCCACCGCACGCGGCGGAGGTGGCGGCGGACGACCTCGCCTACGTGATCTACACCTCCGGCTCCACCGGCACGCCCAAGGGCGTGATGCTCAGCCATGCGGCGGTGAGTAACACGCTGCTCGACATCAACCAGCGCTACGGCGTCGACGCCAACGACCGCGTCCTCGGCCTCGCCGAGCTGAGCTTCGACCTCTCGGTCTACGACTTCTTCGGCGCCACCGCGGCGGGGGCCCAGGTGGTCCTGCCGGACCCGGCGCGCGGCAGCGATCCATCGCACTGGGCGGAACTGCTGGAACGCCACGCCATCACCCTGTGGAACTCGGTGCCGGCCCAAGGCCAGATGCTCATCGATTACCTGGAGAGCGAGCCGCAACGTCACCTGCCGGGACCGCGCTGCGTGCTCTGGTCCGGTGACTGGATTCCGGTCAGCCTGCCGACCCGCTGGTGGCGGCGCTGGCCGGACAGCGCGCTGTTCAGCCTGGGCGGCGCCACCGAGGCGGCGATCTGGTCGATCGAGCAGCCGATCCGCCCGCAGCACACCGAGCTGGCCAGCATCCCTTATGGCCGTGCCCTGCGTGGGCAGAGCGTGGAAGTCCTGGATGCCCGCGGGCGGCGCTGCCCGCCGGGCGTGCGCGGCGAGATCCATATCGGCGGGGTGGGCCTGGCGCTCGGCTACGCCGGCGATCCGCAGCGCACCGCCGAACGCTTCGTCCGTCACCCCGATGGCCGTCGCCTGTATCGCACCGGCGACCTCGGCCGCTACCTGGCCGACGGCAGCATCGAGTTCCTCGGCCGCGAGGACGACCAGGTGAAGATTCGCGGCCACCGCATCGAACTGGCCGAACTGGACGCCGCGCTGTGCGCTCATCCGCAGGTCAACCTGGCGGCCACCGTGGTGCTCGGCGAGACCCACGAGCGCAGCCTGGCCAGCTTCGTCACCCTGCATGCGCCGGTGGAGGCTGGCGAGGATCCGCGTACGGCGCTCGACGCGGTGCGCCAGCGGGCGGCCCAGGCCTTGCGCCGCGACTGGGGCAGCGAGGAGGGCATCGCCGCGGCGGTGGCCGCACTCGACCGTGCCTGCCTCGCCTCGTTGGCCGCCTGGCTGGCCGGCAGCGGTCTGTTCGCCAGTGCGACGCCGCTGGACTTCGCCACCCTGTGCCAGCGCCTGGGTATCGCCGAGGCGCGCCAGCGCCTGCTGCGCCACTGGTTGCGCCAGCTGGAGGAGGGCGGCTACCTGCGCGCCGAGGGCGAGGGCTGGCTGGGCTGCGCCGAGCGTCCCGCGCAGAGTCCGGAGGACGCCTGGACGGCGTTCGCCGGCTGCGCGCCGGCGGCGCTCTGGCCGGCCGAGCTGGTCGCCTACCTGCGTGACAGCGCGCAATCCCTCGGCGAGCAACTGGCCGGGCGGATCAGCCCGGCGGCGCTGATGTTCCCGCAGGGCTCGGCGCGCATCGCCGAGGCCATGTACAGCCAGGGCCTGCATGCCCAGGCGCTGCACGAGGCCATGGCCGAGGCCATCGCCGCCATCGTCGAGCGCCAGCCGCAACGGCGCTGGCGCCTGCTGGAGCTTGGCGCCGGCACCGCCGCCGCCAGCCGTGCGGTGATCGCCCGGTTGGCGCCGCTGGTGCAGCGAGGGGCGGAGGTGGACTACCTGTTCACCGACGTTTCCAGCTACTTCCTCGCCGCAGCCCGCGAGCGCTTCGTCGACCAGCCGTGGGTACGCTTCGGCCGCTTCGACATGAACGGCGATCTTCTCGACCAGGGCGTGGCGCCGCACTCGGTGGATATCCTGCTCAGCTCCGGGGCCTTGAACAACGCGCTGGACACCCCGGCGCTGCTGGCCGGCCTGCGCGAGTTGCTGAGCGCCGACGCCTGGCTGGTGATCCAGGAACTGACGCGCGAGCACAACGAGATCAGTGTCAGCCAGAGCCTGATGATGGAGAACCCGCGCGACCTCCGCGACGAGCGCCGCCAACTGTTCGTCCACACCGGGCAATGGCTGGAGTGGCTGGCGGCACAGGGTGGCGACCTGGCTTGTGGGGTGGTGCCGCCGGGCAGCGCTCTCGACCTGCTTGGCTACGATGTCCTGCTGGCTCGCTGCAAGACCGACCGCGCCCGCCTGGAGCCGGCCGAGCTGCTGGCCTTCGTCGAAGCGCGGGTGCCGCGCTACATGCTCCCGGCGCAGTTGCGCGTGCTCGAACGCCTGCCGGTCACCGGCAACGGCAAGATCGACCGCAAGGCCCTGACCGGCTTTGCCCGCCAGCCCCAGGCGGACCTTCGGCATGGCGTCGCGCAGGCACCGGCCGACGAACTGGAGAATGCGCTGCTGGCACTCTGGCGGGAGGTGCTGGACAACCCGTCGCTGGGCGTCGAGCAAGACTTCTTCGGGGCTGGCGGCGACTCGCTGTTGATCGCCCAGTTGATCGCCCGTTTGCGCGAACGACTGGAAAGCGCCCGTCGGCATCCGTTCGATCGCCTGCTACGCTGGGCGCTCAGCCAGCCGACGCCGCGCGGCCTGGCCGAACGCCTGCGCAGCGCGCCGGAAGAGGGCCGTGGGCCAGCCCTGGCCGCGGCGCGCGGCGTCGCCCCGGCGCAGGCCGGCATGTCGCGCGCACCGCTCGCCGAGGGCGCGGTGGCGCTCGACCCGCTGGTGCGCCTGGTGCCCGGCGAGGGCGTGCCGCGGGTGCTGGTCCACGAAGGCCTCGGCACGCTACTGCCGTACCGCCCGCTGCTTCGCGCCCTGGGTGAGGGGCGGCCGTTGCTGGGGCTGGCCGTGCATGACAGCGACGCCTACCTGGCGATCCCCGCCGAGCATCTCAACGCCTGCCTCGGCCGCCGCTACGCCGAGGCGCTCCATCGCGCCGGGCTGCGTGAGGTCGACCTGCTCGGCTACTGCTCCGGCGGGCTGGTCGCCCTGGAGACCGCCAAGTCCCTGGTCCAGCGCGGGGTGCGCGTGCGCCAACTGGATATCGTCTCCAGCTACCGGATTCCCTACCGGGTGGACGACGAGCGCCTGCTGTTGTTCAGCTTCGCCGCGACCCTCGGCCTGGATACCGCGGCGCTCGGCTTCCCCGCGCCGGAACGTCTCGGCCAGGCGGTGCAGGCGGCGCTCGCGCAGACACCGGAGCGCCTGGTCGCCGAGGCGCTGGCGGGGCTGCCGGGCCTGGCCGATCTCGTCGCCCTGCGCGGCCGCGTGCTACAGGCGGCCAGCGGTAGCGCCGACGCCGCCAGCGTCGAACGCGACACCCTCTACCGACTGTTCTGTCACTCGGTGCGTGCCAGCCAGGCCGCGGCGCCGGAGCCCTACGTCGGCGCGCTGCGGCTGTTCGTGCCGGACGCCGGCAACCCATTGGTGCCGCGCTACGCCGAGGCCCTGGAGACCCAATGGCGGGCCGCCGCGCTCGGCGCGTGCGGCATCCACGAGGTGCCCGGCGGGCACTTCGACTGCCTGGGCGAAGCCCTGGCGCAATCCTTGTCGAAACCCATGCCAGAGGAGGCGAGCCGATGAGCGACGTCCGTTCCGTGGTGGTCGCCGGTTCCCGGTTCGGCCAGTTCTATGCCGCCGGCGTCGCCGCCGATCCGCGCTTCGTCCTGCGCGGCATCCTTGGCCAGGGCAGCCGGCGTTCGCGGGCGTTGGCCGAGCGCCTCGGGGTGGAGACCTGGTGCGAGGTCGAGGCGTTGCCCGACGATGTCCGCCTGGCCTGCGTCGCGGTCGGCGGCGCGGCACGCGGCGAGCAGGGCCCGGCGCTGGCCGAGGCGCTGATGGCGCGTGGCATCGACGTGCTGATCGAGCATCCGTTGCTGCCGCGCGAATGGCAGGACCTGCTGCGCAGCGCCGAGCGCCTGGGCCGGCGCTGCCTGCTCAACACCTTCTATCCGCAGTTGCCGGCGGTGGCGCGTTTCATCGAGCTGGGCCGCCAGTTGCATCGCCGGCGCGGCATCCGCCACCTGGACGCGGCCTGCGGGGTGCAGGTCGGTTTCGCCACCCTGGACATCCTCGCCGCGTTGCTGGAGGGCGTCGGCCCCTGGTCGCTGGAGTCGCCCTCGAACGACCTGTCGGCGATGCGCGGGCTGTCCCTGGTGCTGGCGGAAGTGCCGTTGAGCCTGCACGTGCTCAACGAACTGGCGGCCGCCGACGACGGGCGCATGACCTTGTTGCAGCGCGTCAGCCTGACCACCGATCGCGGCACGCTGAGCCTGCTCAGCCCCCATGGCCCGTTGTTGTGGACGCCTGCGGTGGCGGTACCGGCAGAGGATGACGACGGCCTGTTCGCGCTGTTCGACGAGATAGCCGGCGAACCGCTGCCCAGCGCCCAGCTCTGGTATGCCGAACCGTGCAGCTGGGCCCAGGTGCACCAGCGCCTGTGGCCGGCGGCGGCGGCCGAGGCGCTGGCGCTGCTCGCCAACGGCGACGAGGTGCGCCGGCGCAACCAGCGCAGCCTGGAGGTCGCCGCCCTGTGGCAGCGGATCGGCGAGCGCCTTGGCTTCCCCGAGGCGCCGCCGGCGTCGCTGGCGCCGGCGAGCCTGGAACAGGTGCTGGAGCAAGCCTCGTGACCCCGGTGCTGTGGCGCCTGCTGCGCACCTATCGCTGGCGGCTGGCGGCGGCCATGGGGTTGCAGGCCCTGGCCGGGCTCTGCTCGCTGTTGCCCTGGATGCTTCTCGCCTGGCTCGCCGAGCCGCTGGCGCGCGGCCAGGCGCAGCCGGCCCTGCTGGCCCTGGTGCTGCTGGCGGTGCTGGCCTGGCTGGGCTGCCAGGCGCTGGCCGCGCACCTGGCCCACCGGGTCGACGCGGACCTCTGCAACGACCTGCGCCTGCGCCTGCTGGCGCACCTGCAACGGCTGCCGCTGGACTGGTTCGGTCGCCAGGGCCCGGACGGCGTGGCGCGCCTCGTGGAGCAGGACGTGCGGGCCCTGCACCAACTGATCGCGCACGCTCCCAACGATCTCAGCAACCTGTTGGTGGTGCCGCTCGTCGCGTTGCTCTGGCTGGCCTGGCTGCACCCCTGGCTGCTGCTGTTCTGCCTGCTGCCGCTGGTGCTGGCCGCCGCCGGCTTCCTGCTGCTGCGCTCGGCGCGCTACCGCGACCTGGTGCTGCGGCGCAATGCCGCGCTGGAAAGGCTCTCGGCGGACTATGGCGAATTCGCCCACAACCTGCTGCTGGCCCGACAGTACCCCGGCGCCGGCATACAACAGGGCGCCGAGGCGTCGGCGGCGGCCTTCGGCGAAGCGTTCGGCGCCTGGGTGAAGCGGGTCGGCCACCTCGCCGCGCTGGTCTACGTGCAGTTGTCGACGCCCTGGCTGCTGGCCTGGGTCCTGCTCGGCGCGCTGGCCCTGGATGCCCTCGGCGTGCCGCTGGCGCTCGGCCAGGCCTGCGCCTTCCTGCTCCTGTTGCGGGCCCTGGCCGCCCCGGTACAGGCGCTCGGCCACGGCGGCGACGCGCTGCTGGGCGCGCGCGCCGCCGCCGAGCGCCTGCAGCAGGTGTTCGACCAGGCGCCGCTGGCCGAGGGCCGCTCGACCCGCGAGCCGGTCGATGGCGCGGTGGCGCTGCACGGCCTGGGCCATGCCTATGAAGGCGTGGAGGTCCTGGCCGATATCGATCTGGAGCTGGAGGATGGCAGCCTGGTGGCCCTGGTCGGTCCCTCGGGCTCCGGCAAGAGCACCCTGCTGCACCTGCTGGCGCGCTACATGGACGCGCAGCGCGGCGAACTGGAGGTTGGCGGCCTGGCACTGAAGGACATGCCCGATGCCGTGCGCCATCGGCATATCGCGCTGGTCGGCCAGCAGGCGGCGGCGCTGGAGATATCCCTGGCCGACAACATTGCCCTGTTCCGCCCCGATGCCGATCTCCAGGAGATTCGCCAGGCGGCCCGTGACGCCTGCCTCGACGAGCGCATCATGGCCCTGCCGCGTGGCTACGACAGCGTGCCGGGACGCGACCTGCAACTGTCCGGCGGCGAACTGCAACGACTGGCCCTGGCCCGTGCGCTGCTATCGCCGGCGCGCCTGTTGCTGCTCGACGAGCCAACCTCGGCGCTGGATCCGCAGACCGCCCGGCAGGTCCTGCGCAACCTGCGCGAACGCGGCGGTGGCCGGACCCGGGTGATCGTCGCCCATCGTCTGGCCGAAGTCAGCGATGCCGACCTGATCCTGGTGCTGGTCGCTGGCCGTCTGGTCGAACGCGGCGAGCACGCGGCGCTGTTGGCGGCGGACGGCGCCTATGCGCGCTTGTGGCGTGAACAGAACGGCGCGGAGGTGGCGGCATGACCCTGTTCGAACGAATGCGTGCGCTGCCCGAAGACTGCCGTGCCGCGTTGCGCCGGGCGAGCGCCTGGGCGGTCCTGGCGGCGCTGCTGGACGCCGCTTGCGGCGTATTGCTGGTGCCGTTGGTCGAGGCCTGGTTCGCCGAAGGCGCGTTGCCCTGGCGCTGGGTCGCAGCGTTGCTCGGCTTGAGCCTGGCGCAGGCGCTGTTGCAGTACCTGGCCCTGCGTCGCGGTTTCGCCGCCGGCGGCTCGCTGGCGGCTGGACTGGTGCGCAGCCTGGTGGCGCGCTTGCCGCGCCTGGCGCCGCCGGCGCTGCGCCGGGTCGCGCCGGCCGAAGGCCTGCTGCGCGGCCCGGTGATGCAGGCGATGGGCATTCCGGCGCACCTGCTGGGGCCGCTGATCGCCGCATTGGTGACGCCGCTCGGGGTGATCCTCGGGCTGTTCCTGATCGACCCGTCCATCGCCCTCGGCCTGCTCGTTGCCGGTGCCGTCCTCGCTGCGCTGTTGCGCTGGAGCGGGCGGCGCAATCTGGCGGCGGAGGATGCCCGGCTGGCCGCCGAGCGCGACGCTGCACGGCAGTTGCAGGCGTTCGCCGAACGCCAGCCGCTGCTGCGCGCGGCGCAGCGCGAAAGCGTCGCCCGCCAGGGGCTGGAAGAGGCCTTGCGCAGTCTCCACCGCAGCACCCTGGATCTGTTGCGGCGCAGCCTGCCCAGCGGCCTCGGCTTCGCCCTGGCGGTGCAGGCGGCGTTCGCCTTCGCCCTGCTCGGCGGCGC containing:
- the pchE gene encoding pyochelin non-ribosomal peptide synthetase PchE, with the translated sequence MDLPPDSRTALRDWLTEQLADLLGEPLADVRALADDDDLLGCGLDSIRLMYLQERLRARGSTLDFAQLAQRPCLGAWLDLLACADRLSAPATVALPTAQDRDQPFELSSVQQAYWLGRGAGEVLGNVSCHAFLEFRTRDVDPQRLAAAAECVRQRHPMLRARFLDGRQQILPTPPLSCFDLQDWRTLQVDEAERDWQALRDWRAHECLAVERGQVFLLGLVRMPGGEDRLWLSLDLLAADVESLRLLLAELGVAYLAPERLAEPPALHFADYLAHRAAQRAEAAARARDYWLERLPRLPDAPALPLACAPESIRQPRTRRLAFQLSAGESRRLERLAAQHGVTLSSVFGCAFALVLARWSESAEFLLNVPLFDRHADDPRIGEVIADFTTLLLLECRMQAGVSFAEAVKSFQRNLHGAIDHAAFPALEVLREARRQGQPRSAPVVFASNLGEEGFVPAAFRDAFGDLHDMLSQTPQVWLDHQLYRVGDGILLAWDSVVGLFPEGLPETMFEAYVGLLQRLCDSAWEQPADLPLPWAQQARRALLNGQPACATARTLHRDFFLRAAEAPDADALLYRDQRVTRGELAERALRIAGGLREAGVRPGDAVEVSLPRGPQQVAAVFGVLAAGACYVPLDIDQPPARRRLIEEAAGVCLAITEEDDPQALPPRLDVQRLLRGPALAAPVPLAPQASAYVIYTSGSTGVPKGVEVSHAAAINTIDALLDLLRVDASDRLLAVSALDFDLSVFDLFGGLGAGASLVLPAQEQARDAAAWAEAIQRHAVSLWNSAPALLEMALSLPASQADYRSLRAVLLSGDWVALDLPGRLRPRCAEGCRLHVLGGATEAGIWSNLQSVDTVPPHWRSIPYGRPLPGQAYRVVDTHGRDVPDLVVGELWIGGASLARSYRNDPELSARRFVHDAQGRWYRTGDRGRYWGDGTLEFLGRVDQQVKVRGQRIELGEVEAALCAQAGVESACAAVLGGGVASLGAVLVPRLAPRAEGSMELPAAQPFAGLAEAEAVLTREILGALLEAPLELDDGLRRRWLDWLADSAASALPSLDEALRRLGWQAAGLTAMGNALRGLLAGEQAPAALLLDPWLAPQAVAARLPDGREALARLLEALPTPAAGERLRVAVLDTRAGLWLDQGMASLLRPGLELTLFERSRVLLDAAATRLPERIVVQALDDGLLPAEHLGRYDRVISFAALHAYEASREGLALAAALLRPQGRLLLVDLLCESPLALLGAALLDDRPLRLAELPSLLADLAAAGLAPRCLWRSERLALVEALAPGLGLDAAALQAGLEQRLPQAMRPERLWCLPSLPLNGNGKVDRRRLAESMTRALGECRHEPSAEEPLEAHEQALAECWEAVLKRPVRRREASFFSLGGDSLLATRLLAGIRERFGVRLGMADFYRQPTLAGLARHLQAQTVEIEETQLEEGVL